A region of Solanum dulcamara chromosome 7, daSolDulc1.2, whole genome shotgun sequence DNA encodes the following proteins:
- the LOC129895869 gene encoding auxin-responsive protein SAUR71-like produces MNISEMGKGEKKKSNTSSNLLKKLEKYLSMKKVSGVILSKSKSWHGRSTTTIAPEGCFWVYVGPNKERFVVKTKYANHPLFKMLLEDAEKEYGYSYSQGPILLPCDVDIFYKVLAEMVNNKEIDDSVVCGSCSPLFSPSRRLGNSQMAKGYGSYKSLTPPRLFKRLNSFNCA; encoded by the coding sequence ATGAATATTAGTGAAATgggaaagggagaaaaaaagaaatctaACACTTCTTCTAATTTACTTAAGAAGTTGGAGAAATATCTATCAATGAAGAAAGTAAGTGGGGTAATTTTGTCCAAGAGTAAATCATGGCATGGGAGAAGCACAACTACAATAGCTCCAGAAGGGTGTTTTTGGGTTTATGTTGGGCCAAATAAAGAGAGATTTGTGGTTAAGACAAAGTATGCAAACCATCCATTGTTCAAGATGTTGCTTGAAGATGCTGAAAAAGAGTATGGTTATAGTTATAGCCAAGGCCCAATTTTGTTACCTTGTGATGTTGATATCTTCTATAAAGTGTTGGCTGAAATGGTCAATAACAAAGAGATTGATGATTCTGTAGTGTGTGGATCATGTAGTCCATTATTTAGCCCTAGTAGGCGTTTGGGTAATAGCCAAATGGCCAAGGGTTATGGTTCTTATAAGAGTCTCACTCCACCAAGATTGTTCAAACgcctcaactctttcaattgCGCGTGA